TGAACATTAACAGACCGGCTAAGATCGGAATTATTGCAGATATAAAAAGCCAGATCGGTTTACAGATACAAAAGCCAAATCCGGCAAAATTCCTCTGATAATAATAGCGTGTTATAAATGCCGAGATTCCGGGACACCACATTGTAAAAATCGTAAATGTGAGCAGATTCTGATTATCTCCGGTGCTGGTCGCCGATGTAACCAGGAACCACCCGATGCAGCTAAAAAATAATGTAAGAAAAAGAAAAAGGCAGACCTTTTTTCGTGCGTTATCTTCTCCGGGAGATATATCTTCCTTCAGTTTTTCAGGCAGAATTGGCATACTTATAGTAAACAGCTTCATTAAATTAATATTTTTGCCGGAATTCCGGTTTTGCCGATATTCCGGTTTTGAAACCAGGTTTGAATATATGTTGTATAAATCCCAAAATATCCATTAGAGCCATAATTGAATTTGAGAGTTCGATTCTTTGGCGAGTACTTTAAAATGTTAAGATAGGGCCGGCAGCTCTACCTGATTCAGTATCACAAATCCGTAATTATAGATCAAGAAGATCTCTTATCAGTTCTTTTATACATTCAAGATCTGTTTTTGACAATATGCCGGTTCTTTTAATAAATCTCTCTTTATCAAGAGCTGATACCTGGAAACAGAGTGCAAAACTCAACATTGAAAGTCCGTTTTCTGAATCTGGTCCAACCATATGGGTATGGGGAAAACGGGCGGCATTCTCTGAAGTTGTAAATGGGACCACTGTGTACATTCCAACCGATTCTGCAAGAATGACTGCCGGACGTATGCCGGACTGCTCATGGCCGCGGGTACCTTCAGGTTCAATCAGCCAGACTTCTCCAGGCTCTCTGAAATTGTTCACCATTCAAAATCCTTTCAGTAATTTTAGGGATGCCCGCTGTATCGGCCCGGTCTCCTCTTTAAGCCAGTCAAGATCTTCTAAAGTTGGTTCAAATAAAAACTCCTTTGCTTTTGAAATTCCCTTTGCGATTTTTGTATCCGGATAAAACCCTTTCTCCTGTTTAACTATTCCAAAAGCTTCGATGGGTGATTTACCCAGATTTTCGGTCAGGTAGGCATATGTTGCTCCTATCTCAAGAAGAGAAGGACTTTTTAAAAAGAGGTTATCAAGTGCATGGACTGTTATTTTCTCATCTTCTGATAATGTGGTATCAGTGATGAGATTTTTAAATTCGTAATTGTGGTTGTAGTAATCCCTGGTAAACTCTTTGGAGTATGAACCCCTGATATTCAGTCTGAAGGAATAATTCAGGCTCATGCCTTTTAACTGAAGCATGCAGATAATCTTTTGTGCTGCCAGTTTTTCCTCAAACCTGTTGCAGTCAATTGGATATTTCAGTTCTTTAAAGACTGCAACGGCTTTCTTCCAGTCACCCATTTTATTTCTCCTCTCCTATGAGCATATCAAGCCATTTTTTTATTTTATTCCATTCTTCAAGGCCGGACGGGGTAATGGTGTATAATTCAAGGTTCTCTTTTGATTCAAATGGTACTTTTTGCATCCGGAGATACCCCATATCTACGAGTGCGTTTAAATTTGAATAGGTTGAGCCGTCATTTCCGATATTAAGCCCGTTTTTTATCTGTCTTGCTGTTGCTCCGTCTTCACCGAGTTCAGATAATGCCCAGAGTATTTTTATCCGGATTAGTGAGAATAATTTAGAGTTTAAATTCCCGGATTCATCAACTATTTCAAGAAATTTTTCTTCCATATGTCTCTACGCACCCATTACAGTTTTTGTAATATGATTATTCATAATAGTAACTTGAAGTTTAAATTAATTTTTGAAGAAACATTTTTTATAAAGTTTGGCTGCATGAGGTTATCCTGGAAGAATGACTGAAAGGTTTTGGACGTTATGCCGGATATGAACTAAATTGTTTGGAGGCTTGTGGCTTGCATATCGGAATTGTATTGATGAGAGGAGGGTTGGAAAAAAGGGAATTTACAGGAATTCAACATTCCGGACAAGGAAGTATGCAATCTTTGAGGCATCCCCGATGTCAACAACCCCGTTGCCGTTGAAGTCTGCTGAAATTTCCGGCTCGGTTTTATCTGCAACCATATAGGCAACTTTTGAGACATCACCAATATCAACAAAGGCGTTTGTGTTGAAATCGCCTTCAAGTTCTGCAATATGCAGATCAAATGTCCGGCTGTCTCCGGGCTGATATACCAGAGTGTCACTGACATCATTGCTCCATATTTTAAAAGTTATTTCCTGACTTACTGTATCTGCATCTCCTTCTACAAGAAGCCGGTCATCAAAAAGTCCTGTGCCGCCGTAAATGCCTGCATCGGTTACAGTAATCCGTCCGGCCTCTTCCTCACCGATAAAGGCCCTGATGATTGTTCCGGACGGTGCAGGTATGTCTCCGATTGTTACGCTTCCGGAGTATTCGCAGGGGAATGTCGGAATAGATGATGATTCCGCCCCATCAACTGATGCTGCACCTGCAATTCCGCATGACAATATCATCCCAACTGCCAGAATTATTCCTGATATTCCGTATTTTGTTAATTCAGCCATATTTTTCCACCTTTTTTCTGATAATCTGTTTTTTCCTGATTTATTCTGTATATCCTGAACTTGATTCTCCTGATTCAGTTCAGTGCTGCAATTGTTCCTTCTTCTCTCATCCATACCCAGTATGCCTCTGCCGGATTCATATTCCTTGTATCGCTGTATATACCGCTTCCGCCGTTTACAATTGATATATCAAACGCCTGTCTGTCTGCATCCCATCTGATTGCCTTTGTCCATTTGTCTGATACATCTATCAGTGTATCTTTGGCAGTTGCGGACTGAGTGGCTGAAAATCCTACTGCATTCCATCCTGCACTAAGCTTCTTTGAAGGTGGTGTCTGAAGTGGATCGGAGCTGAAGGTTAATTTGATTTCTTTCTCACCTGAAGTTCCGCCGATACTTTCATTGTTGTAGATCCATATCCCGTCAAGTGGAGTTATAACTGTATCTGCCTTTAAATTGCTCCATCTTCCGGATGTTCCATTATACATCAGTGCCGAATGACCCCCAGAATTGACATCTCCAAAGAGTTTCCCGGCAGTGTTGTTTCCATTTGATGTGTCAAGGCGTTTAGGAGTGGATATGAAGTTCCAACCCGGTTTTATTATAATTTTTCCGTTTTTGTATTGTGGTCCTGGTACCGGTGTTGGAATAGGAATAACCCCACTGTAGAGGTTGAATGTCGTTGTTGCGGTTGCATCTGCTTCAATTGCCTCAACTTTGACTATGTATTCATCCGGTATGAACTCAGTTGTGTCAACATCCATAGACCATTCATTGTAGGTCTCGCCTTCTGTAACCTGTATGGTTGAAGATATGCCACTAAACTCGCCGGTCTGAGTTTTTTGTGTTGGCTGGAAGGATGAGGATGTAACTTCAACAATAAGGCCATCGCCAATGGCAAGGTTGGTTGTTCCGCCGACTGTTATGTTATCTCCGGTTAAGTGGTTTCCAATGTAATTGATTCTGATCCATGGCTCCTCAACGAGGAATGTCAGTTTGGTATAGGTATCGTCAACGTCTGAAGAGTCTATACAGTCTATCAGTGCCTCAGCAGCGTCTGAACCCTGAAGTTTCCCTGTGCCCCAGATTATGAACTGTGAGTTCCAATTGCTTTCTCCAGAAACTGTATCCTTCTTAACCAAAACCTGAGAATTGTCTGCTTCAGTGATAACATCAAAGCGGTTATTGTACATCGGGTGCTGAATAACTACAAAGTACTGTCCTGCTGCAAGGTTAGATGTCTGTGCGGATGAAAGTCCGTGTTCAAACTCACCGTTCCCGTTTACCGCTGTGGTAACCATACCTGAATCCAGACATTGATCTTTGCGGCCATTCCAGTAGTTTTTGCCCAGAACCCAGACTGCAACGCTGTTAACCGGACTTCCGGTTGCCTTCCCTGTAATCTTCACCGGGTCTCCTTTGGCAACGGCTGAACTCCTCATTTTGGCTGATACGGAAGGATTTTCAAGGTTTATCTCTGTGCAGTCAAACTCTGCATCTGCAAAACCTTCATTGGTAACCGGTGCTGAAACAGCATATAACCTGTATTCAGCCGGAGCCAGATCCTGTTCAGATGGCCGCCATGTGTACACCCATACTCCGTTGTTTCCTACCGGTGCTTTGATGAAAGTGGACTCATCACCTGATATTACCTGGGTGTCAGGGAATTCAGGGTTTACACCATCAGAAATTATGCTCTTTCCGGCAAGGTAGAGATAAGTGGTCGCTGATTTATTGTTGACACCAAATATTGTTATCTTCTCCCTGAATGCGTAATTTCCGCCGTCCGGAGAACTAATTACAACTGGTTTAACTGCGGTTTCATCTGATGGCTCAAGGTAGAATACTTCTGAGTCTGAATATACTTCTCCGTTTTCAGTGAGAGTTGCACTGATGGTGTATTTTCCAGACAAAAATCCGGTTGCGTTTACTGGTACTGTAAATATTCCGCTGTTCTGACCCGTTTTTGTAATGTTTGTATGTCCCTTCATTACAGGAACTGAGTCTCCGAACCGGCTCAGCTCAAAGTATATGGGGGCATCCGACTCCGAGTTTGCTCTTCCTGTAATTGTGAATGTGGAGTTTGTTTTATGATCGTCTGTGTAATCAAAGGATATACCTTTTTTAAGGACAGTGAAATAGGATTTGTAATAGGTATCATCAATATCCGGTGAGTTTATCAAACTAATCAGGGCATCTGCTGCATCTTTTCCCCTCAGCCTATTTGGGCCTTCAATGATGAATTTAGCATAGTCTGGGTTGCTGTAATAAGAACATTTCTGAATTACATAGGTATAATCTCCGTCCTTTTCGGTTATGACTTCAAAAAGTCCGTTATACATCGGGTGCTGTACAATGACGTATATCTCCCTGCCAAGAGTCTCAATATCTCCGGCAGGGACTGTAATACTGAACCTGGATGTCTGGTTGTCCACCGGAACTGTGTAGTTTTTGTAACCGTTATATCCAATAGCCCACAGAGCTATATGTGGCGGAGATCCGGTTGCGACACCGGATATTTCAAGATTTTCGCCTGTGTATGCCTCCCTGTCCTCATAGTTTAAAGTGATAAACGGCTTTTTTATTACAACACTTGTACTGGAATGCTGGACTTCAGATAATCCTGCTTTGTTTGCCGGTTCTGATACTGCATATACGGTGTAGGTTCCAGCATCAAGTGGTAGTTTTGATGTCTCCCAGTTGTATTCCCAGGTATTATCTTCATTTACAGGTGTTCCGTTGTATTTGCTTGTAACAGGATTATATGTGGTCTGTGGATTTGTTATCAGTCCTCCATTGGAAGGAAGGTTTGGTCCGGTAATGAACAGATAAACCCTGTCTGTATCCTCATTTGTGCCGCTGAAAGCAGCTACATCACCAATGTAATATGAACCATATCCTGACGGGTTAATTGTGACATCGCCTTTTGTGACCGCTATTATGGCAGTGCCGTATTCCTGCACATCTGTCTGTGGGTTTTTCCATTCCATTCTGATGGTGTACCCATAAGGTTTTGTGAATCTGTCTGTTGTAAAGGATACTGTGGCTTTTCCTTCTGAATTCAGGTGAACTCTGCCATATTTTGTTACATCCGGAATATCAGTGCCATAGACTTTCGGAACATCAGATGATACATTTTCATAGCTGAATCTGAACCTGTAACTTCCGATTGAGTAGGGGCCTTCCGGACTGTCGTGAGTTACAACGCTCTGATCCGGTGCGAATGAAGGAGGTTTAGCACCGTCTGTGTTTGTCATATCCGAAGTTCCTGCAAACCAGACAATGTAATCTGTATCAGGTTTGCCTGACAAAACGGCGGTGAAATTCTCGCCGTAAACGATATCTCCGTCCGGAAGTGTTACCTCCGGATAGTCAGTCTGTGGTGGCTGCGTGGTTGGTGTTGCTGTAGGGGACGGAGACGGCGTGGGTGTTGGAGTCGGAGTTGGTAGAATTACCGGAGAATAAATTGCTGATTCATTGATTATTCTCTCTTCAAGGATATTTTTCGGAATGAAATTTCCGCCGGGTTTGATTACTTTGTTTCCGGAAAAGTCAATCTGGCTGATATCAAGGACTGTTCTGATTACCGGTCCTTTTATGTCCGGAGCCTTGCCTGTGAGTCTGCATTTTACTGAAACATTGGTTGAAGCAGACGGGTACTCAAGCAGATAACCGGAGATTCTCAGGAATCTGTTGGAACTTTGCTGAACTGTCCCTTTTCCGTTTACGATAACAGTGTATTCCCACTGCGGAGAGTCAAGTTCTGTAAATGCCTCTATTGAGTGTGATGCAGGGAACGTTGAGTCACCTGAGCTTACAAGCTGAATCTCAGCATTGACAACAACGTCCTCTTCTGGGAGCAGTTCCCAGTTGTCCGGACTTACGGTTATCATTGGTGAACCTGTTGTTGCCGGATTTCCGGGCGGTTCCGGTTCAATTGTGTTGTCAACCGTTTTTTTGCAGGAGATTTCACCTCCGGGAATTGCATTTCCATACTCATTGAGCTGACTTAACCTGAAGACTTCCTTTTCCTCCGGTTCTGACACTTCCGGTGCCCTGCCGTCAAGGCGGTATCTTATTGCAATCTCATTTTTGTAAGGTGGATAATCAAGCAGGTAACCGGAAATATCAATCCGGTTAGCATACGATTCTGCTACACTGCCGTGCCCGTTTATCAGTATGTTGTATGTCCAGTGGGGACTTTCAAGTTCAGTATATACCTCAAGTGAATTGGAGGACGGAAATGTGCTTTCTCCGCTTGAAGAGAGTTTTACATCAGCACTTACTGAAACTGTTTCCCCCGGAGGGATACCTGATGAATCGGGCTGAATCCTTATAACCGGTTCATCAAAGTTTGTTGGAGGTTTTGGGGTTGGTGTGGGCGTTGGTGTCGGTATTGGTGTTGGAATGCCTTCTACACAAAAGTCAAGTTTATAGTAGGTATCATCAACATCCGGCGAGTTTATTGCACTGATAAGTGCTTCTGAAGCATCAGAACCCTGTAGCTTCCCATTGCCCCATACAATAAATGAATTAGAATATCCAGTATTTATTCTGTTTTTGACTGTTACCCATTGTTCTTCTGCTTCAGTGATGACATCAAACTGTCCGTTGTACATCGGATGCTGGACAACTACAAAATAATGCCCTGCAGCGAGTTGTTCAGTATCTTCTGAGCTAAGAATGTACTCAAATGAGCCGTCATAGTTTACTGTTGCAGTAACCATTCCCGAATACTGCATAGGTTCAGCTGCACCGTTCCAGTAATCCTTACCAAAAATCCAGACTCCTACTCCATTGGTTGGATTTCCTTCGGCTGTTCCTCTGATGTAAAGTCTGTCACCTTTTGAAATCGTTGATGCAGATGTTGTAGCTGTAACAAATGGTTTCTTTATGACAATTGATACGGTGTCGTATTTTGCGTCTGAAAGTCCATTTTTGTTAACAAGTTTGCTTGTTGCATAAATTGTATAGGTACCTGCATCAAGTGAGATTCCCGATGTATCCCATCTGTATTCCCATGTATCATCCGTTTTTACAGTTGAGTGAGTGTTATCAGAAGAGGTTGGGTCTGTGCTGACAGGTATCTGTGGCTCAGTTAAAACCCCGCCGTTTGATGGAAGGTTTGGACCGGTAATAAACAAGTAAACATCATTTGTGTCTGTGTCTGTACCT
The sequence above is a segment of the Methanoplanus limicola DSM 2279 genome. Coding sequences within it:
- a CDS encoding transcriptional regulator, coding for MEEKFLEIVDESGNLNSKLFSLIRIKILWALSELGEDGATARQIKNGLNIGNDGSTYSNLNALVDMGYLRMQKVPFESKENLELYTITPSGLEEWNKIKKWLDMLIGEEK
- a CDS encoding MEMAR_RS02690 family S-layer glycoprotein, whose product is MGTDISENKKENPHSTANNATKSYKLLFLAAIAVALILLISPVMAGEYGTVVYPGETVFIGESGLDITPAMAGNNVIGWYYAGNNPTTDAPSSVMTVSNPDDFYVIPGVFTGKTGTWYINPGTPDAKIVFYVQKASLSVSLFNSETGKEISNKIAIENNNIAFRLNSNLDALFSRNSSGSTAGVDCYVETPDGTTLTALIREGISGDEITQITGIQPKITLFYLPSGNRETVWTLNPNQYKAGTYKVYATCNVNSMKDNLGTVTGVTKSEISTVTVAKDTVTVTADKETVVRNNDFTVTVEGRPKTDYVVWLSGTYSYSGTSNYPPKFLPNQDSISYLKQSEADGLNYKFSTKVGQDIPDAADGITNEWAIRAETGSDGKIVIGLTTDSNTRDAVYTIRAQKVETWPIQLDTDTYDTVKVKVEKGAVTVTASGDGSYYLGEEVTFSGTDTDTNDVYLFITGPNLPSNGGVLTEPQIPVSTDPTSSDNTHSTVKTDDTWEYRWDTSGISLDAGTYTIYATSKLVNKNGLSDAKYDTVSIVIKKPFVTATTSASTISKGDRLYIRGTAEGNPTNGVGVWIFGKDYWNGAAEPMQYSGMVTATVNYDGSFEYILSSEDTEQLAAGHYFVVVQHPMYNGQFDVITEAEEQWVTVKNRINTGYSNSFIVWGNGKLQGSDASEALISAINSPDVDDTYYKLDFCVEGIPTPIPTPTPTPTPKPPTNFDEPVIRIQPDSSGIPPGETVSVSADVKLSSSGESTFPSSNSLEVYTELESPHWTYNILINGHGSVAESYANRIDISGYLLDYPPYKNEIAIRYRLDGRAPEVSEPEEKEVFRLSQLNEYGNAIPGGEISCKKTVDNTIEPEPPGNPATTGSPMITVSPDNWELLPEEDVVVNAEIQLVSSGDSTFPASHSIEAFTELDSPQWEYTVIVNGKGTVQQSSNRFLRISGYLLEYPSASTNVSVKCRLTGKAPDIKGPVIRTVLDISQIDFSGNKVIKPGGNFIPKNILEERIINESAIYSPVILPTPTPTPTPSPSPTATPTTQPPQTDYPEVTLPDGDIVYGENFTAVLSGKPDTDYIVWFAGTSDMTNTDGAKPPSFAPDQSVVTHDSPEGPYSIGSYRFRFSYENVSSDVPKVYGTDIPDVTKYGRVHLNSEGKATVSFTTDRFTKPYGYTIRMEWKNPQTDVQEYGTAIIAVTKGDVTINPSGYGSYYIGDVAAFSGTNEDTDRVYLFITGPNLPSNGGLITNPQTTYNPVTSKYNGTPVNEDNTWEYNWETSKLPLDAGTYTVYAVSEPANKAGLSEVQHSSTSVVIKKPFITLNYEDREAYTGENLEISGVATGSPPHIALWAIGYNGYKNYTVPVDNQTSRFSITVPAGDIETLGREIYVIVQHPMYNGLFEVITEKDGDYTYVIQKCSYYSNPDYAKFIIEGPNRLRGKDAADALISLINSPDIDDTYYKSYFTVLKKGISFDYTDDHKTNSTFTITGRANSESDAPIYFELSRFGDSVPVMKGHTNITKTGQNSGIFTVPVNATGFLSGKYTISATLTENGEVYSDSEVFYLEPSDETAVKPVVISSPDGGNYAFREKITIFGVNNKSATTYLYLAGKSIISDGVNPEFPDTQVISGDESTFIKAPVGNNGVWVYTWRPSEQDLAPAEYRLYAVSAPVTNEGFADAEFDCTEINLENPSVSAKMRSSAVAKGDPVKITGKATGSPVNSVAVWVLGKNYWNGRKDQCLDSGMVTTAVNGNGEFEHGLSSAQTSNLAAGQYFVVIQHPMYNNRFDVITEADNSQVLVKKDTVSGESNWNSQFIIWGTGKLQGSDAAEALIDCIDSSDVDDTYTKLTFLVEEPWIRINYIGNHLTGDNITVGGTTNLAIGDGLIVEVTSSSFQPTQKTQTGEFSGISSTIQVTEGETYNEWSMDVDTTEFIPDEYIVKVEAIEADATATTTFNLYSGVIPIPTPVPGPQYKNGKIIIKPGWNFISTPKRLDTSNGNNTAGKLFGDVNSGGHSALMYNGTSGRWSNLKADTVITPLDGIWIYNNESIGGTSGEKEIKLTFSSDPLQTPPSKKLSAGWNAVGFSATQSATAKDTLIDVSDKWTKAIRWDADRQAFDISIVNGGSGIYSDTRNMNPAEAYWVWMREEGTIAALN
- a CDS encoding type II toxin-antitoxin system PemK/MazF family toxin, which translates into the protein MVNNFREPGEVWLIEPEGTRGHEQSGIRPAVILAESVGMYTVVPFTTSENAARFPHTHMVGPDSENGLSMLSFALCFQVSALDKERFIKRTGILSKTDLECIKELIRDLLDL